A single genomic interval of Flavobacterium sp. N2820 harbors:
- a CDS encoding ABC transporter permease: protein MNRIIKIILSDIIRNKIVLAYTLILSILSWSSFALEDNSAKGLLTILNVILFTVPLVSILFATIYLYNSAEFIELLLSQPIKRRKIWLSLFFGLSSAMVFAFFIGAGIPLLINSPDSIGFMMLLNGCLISVIFVALAFLSSILTRDKAKGIGLAIMIWLYFALLFDGMVLFLLFQLAEYPIENMMVGITAFSPIDLARIQILLHLDVSAMMGYTGAIFKDFFGTSIGLIVSFVLLSLWAIIPFFISLRKFNKKDL from the coding sequence ATGAATCGAATAATTAAAATCATCTTATCAGATATCATCAGAAATAAGATTGTTCTAGCTTACACGCTGATTTTGTCAATTTTATCTTGGAGTTCTTTTGCGTTGGAAGATAATTCTGCAAAAGGATTATTGACTATCTTAAACGTAATTTTATTTACAGTTCCATTGGTTTCAATATTATTCGCGACTATTTATTTGTACAACAGTGCTGAGTTTATTGAGCTTTTGCTAAGTCAACCTATAAAAAGAAGAAAAATTTGGTTGAGCTTGTTTTTCGGACTTTCATCGGCAATGGTTTTTGCTTTTTTTATTGGAGCAGGGATTCCGTTGTTAATTAATTCTCCAGATAGTATCGGTTTTATGATGTTGCTCAATGGATGTCTAATTTCCGTCATATTTGTTGCTTTGGCTTTTTTGAGTTCAATTTTAACCCGAGATAAAGCAAAAGGAATTGGTTTAGCGATAATGATTTGGTTGTATTTCGCACTATTATTTGACGGAATGGTATTGTTTTTATTGTTTCAATTAGCCGAATATCCAATTGAAAATATGATGGTAGGTATTACCGCTTTTAGTCCGATAGATTTGGCTCGAATTCAAATTTTATTGCATTTAGATGTTTCAGCAATGATGGGGTACACTGGCGCTATATTTAAAGATTTTTTTGGTACATCCATTGGTTTAATTGTTTCTTTTGTATTGTTAAGTTTGTGGGCAATTATTCCCTTTTTCATTTCATTGCGAAAATTCAACAAGAAAGACTTATAA
- a CDS encoding TonB-dependent receptor — MKKLFVFFLSLSFCFALSQEVDSIKIKELKEVLVVGTKSTLHEKQTKILATLDELLQKSSKVDLIKRGAYAWEPIINGMATERTVITIDGMRIFGACTDKMDPVTSYVEVSNLSEATISSGQQGSSHGNTIGGSIDLKRSQRQFTNAGWEFFVNSGYESNNRQKIIGSAINYADSLFYVDTDVMFRDAENYRAGNNKEIEFSQFRKLNLSATSGYRLAPNKNIEASVIFDRATDVGYPALPMDVSLAEALIASVKFNYKPNLEQIDNWETKLYFNTITHTMDDTKRPDVPIHMDMPGWSDTYGFYSKVNGKYKKHHFLATLNSFYNRSVAEMTMYPSNPNENLMFMYTWPDVRTLYSGIYMEDNFEINCHSNLKVTTNLGFHNNNVASDFGLQSLQIFYPEMEASNSRFLKSISTNYFYNKEGISYGFGMGYGERAPSVSEGYGFYLYNSFDGFDYIGNPNLKNEKSLEGNANIGFKNEKWNTKLSASYFHIYDYIIGIPDASVAPMTIGANGIKVYTALDYATIFSSDFTVSYQISDAWIWKGQFVYNLGKDNKFNGLPFMSPFNYMASLGFRPRKFSLELQVKGNAKQTEYNAFYGEDKTPNYAIINVNCGYKFIFEKSKLMLNTGIENIFDTYYTTYTDWKNLPRMGRNVFMNLMFQF; from the coding sequence ATGAAAAAATTATTTGTATTTTTTCTATCACTTTCGTTTTGTTTTGCTCTTAGTCAAGAAGTGGATTCTATTAAAATCAAAGAGCTCAAAGAAGTTTTAGTAGTGGGAACAAAATCGACTTTGCATGAAAAGCAAACCAAAATTCTAGCCACTTTAGACGAATTGTTACAAAAATCAAGCAAAGTAGATTTAATCAAAAGAGGCGCTTATGCTTGGGAACCTATTATCAATGGAATGGCTACAGAACGTACAGTGATAACCATTGATGGAATGCGGATCTTTGGCGCTTGTACCGATAAAATGGACCCTGTGACTTCCTATGTCGAAGTTTCTAATTTATCAGAAGCTACGATTTCATCAGGGCAACAAGGCAGTAGTCATGGAAATACGATTGGAGGTTCGATTGATTTAAAAAGAAGCCAACGCCAATTTACTAATGCAGGTTGGGAATTCTTTGTCAACTCAGGTTATGAATCGAATAACCGTCAAAAAATCATTGGTTCGGCCATCAATTATGCGGATAGTTTATTTTATGTTGATACTGATGTCATGTTTCGAGATGCCGAAAATTATAGAGCGGGAAACAATAAAGAAATTGAGTTTTCACAATTCAGAAAATTGAATTTATCCGCTACTTCTGGCTATCGATTGGCACCCAATAAAAACATTGAAGCTTCAGTAATTTTTGATAGAGCTACGGATGTCGGTTATCCTGCGTTGCCAATGGATGTTTCTCTAGCGGAAGCTTTAATTGCTTCAGTAAAATTCAATTACAAACCTAATTTGGAGCAAATTGATAATTGGGAAACCAAACTTTATTTCAATACAATTACGCACACTATGGACGACACTAAACGTCCTGATGTTCCTATTCACATGGATATGCCAGGTTGGAGTGATACCTATGGCTTTTATTCGAAAGTAAATGGAAAATATAAAAAACATCATTTTTTAGCCACTTTGAATTCGTTTTACAATCGTTCCGTTGCCGAAATGACGATGTATCCGTCCAATCCAAACGAAAATTTAATGTTCATGTACACTTGGCCTGATGTTCGTACGTTGTATTCTGGAATTTATATGGAAGATAATTTTGAAATCAATTGCCATTCTAATTTGAAAGTGACTACAAATTTAGGGTTTCATAATAACAATGTTGCGAGTGATTTCGGTTTACAAAGTTTACAGATTTTTTATCCTGAAATGGAAGCTTCAAATTCTCGATTCCTAAAAAGTATTTCGACTAATTATTTCTATAACAAAGAAGGAATTTCGTATGGATTCGGAATGGGATATGGGGAACGTGCTCCATCGGTTTCTGAAGGTTATGGGTTTTACTTATACAACAGTTTTGACGGATTTGATTACATTGGTAACCCTAATTTAAAAAATGAGAAATCATTGGAAGGAAATGCCAATATTGGATTCAAAAACGAAAAATGGAATACCAAATTATCGGCTTCTTATTTTCATATTTATGATTATATCATAGGAATTCCAGATGCTTCGGTTGCACCCATGACAATTGGAGCCAATGGAATTAAAGTGTATACGGCTTTAGATTACGCTACTATTTTTTCTTCCGATTTTACCGTAAGTTATCAAATTTCAGACGCATGGATTTGGAAAGGACAATTCGTATATAACTTAGGAAAGGACAATAAATTCAACGGATTACCTTTTATGAGTCCATTTAATTATATGGCTTCTTTAGGATTTAGGCCTAGAAAATTCAGTTTGGAATTGCAAGTAAAAGGAAATGCAAAGCAAACCGAATACAATGCTTTTTATGGAGAAGATAAAACGCCAAATTATGCGATTATAAATGTTAATTGTGGTTATAAATTTATCTTCGAGAAGTCAAAATTAATGCTAAATACAGGTATTGAAAACATATTTGACACTTACTACACTACATATACAGATTGGAAAAACCTGCCTAGAATGGGACGAAATGTCTTTATGAATTTGATGTTTCAGTTTTAA
- a CDS encoding group III truncated hemoglobin, whose amino-acid sequence MKTDIRNRKDIELLVNTFYDKIKTDAVIGFLFTEIAKVNWEIHLPRMYDFWENILFFTGNYNGSPMQVHKDLHNKYPMKPEHFEHWVILFTKTVDELFEGEKATEIKERALNIANVIMYKSLS is encoded by the coding sequence ATGAAAACAGATATTAGAAATAGAAAAGATATTGAACTTTTAGTCAATACATTTTACGATAAAATAAAAACAGATGCAGTTATAGGTTTTCTGTTTACCGAAATTGCTAAAGTGAATTGGGAAATCCATTTGCCAAGAATGTACGATTTTTGGGAAAACATACTTTTTTTCACCGGAAATTACAACGGAAGTCCAATGCAAGTGCATAAAGATTTACACAACAAATATCCAATGAAACCTGAACATTTTGAACATTGGGTAATCTTATTTACCAAAACAGTTGATGAGTTATTTGAAGGTGAAAAAGCTACTGAAATTAAAGAAAGAGCACTCAATATTGCCAACGTTATCATGTATAAATCATTAAGTTAA
- a CDS encoding Crp/Fnr family transcriptional regulator, which yields MQIDLDLLFTWGAIAKEYKKNEIIFHEEESANFYYQIIEGCVRMFNSNEEGKEFTQGYFKNGQSFGEPPLFINEVYPSTALAFKDSKIIKISKEKFLKILEEYPFIQKQFLNLMATRIHTKARTTKDIVNQKPEFRILAFLNAHKNLDCSNKELVAFTRQEIANFTGLRVETVIRELSRMSKTNKVEIINHKLYY from the coding sequence ATGCAGATAGATTTAGATTTATTATTTACTTGGGGTGCTATAGCCAAAGAGTATAAGAAAAATGAAATTATTTTCCATGAAGAGGAATCTGCTAATTTCTATTACCAAATCATTGAAGGTTGCGTAAGAATGTTTAATTCAAATGAAGAAGGAAAAGAATTTACTCAAGGGTATTTTAAAAATGGTCAAAGTTTTGGCGAACCACCTTTGTTTATTAATGAAGTCTATCCTTCTACTGCATTAGCTTTCAAAGATTCTAAAATAATAAAAATATCAAAGGAGAAGTTCTTAAAGATTTTAGAGGAGTATCCCTTTATTCAAAAACAATTCTTGAATTTAATGGCAACTAGAATACACACCAAAGCCAGAACTACAAAAGACATAGTAAACCAAAAACCTGAGTTTCGAATTTTAGCTTTCTTAAATGCGCATAAAAATCTCGATTGTTCAAATAAAGAATTGGTTGCTTTTACAAGACAGGAAATTGCTAATTTTACAGGTTTACGAGTGGAAACAGTAATTCGAGAACTTTCAAGAATGAGCAAAACGAATAAAGTGGAAATTATTAATCACAAATTATATTACTGA
- the nosZ gene encoding Sec-dependent nitrous-oxide reductase produces MKNKFVQAILVIVLGSALVTSCKPKSSGDAVSGDAAQRVYVAPGKYDEFYNFVSGGFSGQMSVYGLPSGRMLKVVPIFSVDPESGWGFSEETKPMLNTSEGFIPWDDQHHLELSQTNGEVDGRWIFANANNTPRIARVDLKRFKTSEIIELPNSAGNHSSPFITENTEYVVAGTRFGVPGDYDKGDVPINTYKENFKAHISFIKVDKESGKMDLSFQLRLPGVNFDLSHAGKGKSHGWFFFTCYNSEQANTLLEVNASQNDKDFIMAVNWKKAEEYIKAGKGKIEKTKYAHNTWNDETHTGTSVIKDEVLVLDAMAMKDICYLMPCPKSPHGCDVDPTGEYIVGSGKLAALIPVFSFDKMVKAIGKKDYEGDYEGIPVLKYNSVLHGEVQKPGLGPLHTEFDGKGNAYTTFFVSSEVVKWDIKTLKVLDRVPTYYSVGHLCIPGGDSKKPFGKYLIAYNKITKDRYLPTGPELTQSAQLYDISGDKMKLLLDFPTIGEPHYAQAAPADLIRNNGQLKFYDLKNNKHPRVAKGEKETKVVREGNKVHVYMTMIRSHFSPDNIEGIKVGDDVYFHITNLEQDWDVPHGFSIRRAQTAELLIMPGETATLNWKPSKVGIVPFYCTDFCSALHQEMSGYIRVSPAGSNVPISYSLGTNLPASSTK; encoded by the coding sequence ATGAAAAATAAATTTGTACAAGCAATTCTAGTAATTGTATTAGGAAGTGCTTTGGTTACTTCATGTAAACCAAAAAGTTCAGGGGATGCCGTGAGTGGAGATGCTGCCCAACGTGTCTATGTGGCACCTGGTAAATACGATGAATTTTATAATTTCGTATCTGGTGGTTTTAGTGGTCAAATGAGTGTTTATGGGCTTCCAAGCGGTAGAATGTTGAAGGTTGTTCCTATTTTCTCTGTTGATCCTGAAAGTGGATGGGGGTTTAGTGAAGAAACAAAACCTATGTTAAACACTTCAGAAGGTTTTATTCCTTGGGATGATCAACATCACTTAGAGTTATCTCAAACTAACGGTGAAGTTGATGGTAGATGGATATTTGCTAATGCAAACAACACACCACGTATCGCAAGAGTTGATTTAAAACGTTTTAAAACTTCAGAAATTATTGAGTTACCAAACTCTGCTGGTAACCACTCTTCGCCTTTTATTACTGAAAACACAGAATATGTAGTTGCTGGAACACGTTTTGGTGTACCTGGGGATTACGATAAAGGAGATGTGCCAATTAATACGTATAAAGAAAATTTTAAAGCTCACATCAGTTTTATTAAAGTAGATAAAGAATCTGGTAAAATGGATTTATCTTTCCAATTACGTTTACCAGGTGTAAATTTTGACCTTTCCCATGCTGGTAAAGGAAAATCTCATGGATGGTTTTTCTTCACTTGCTACAATTCTGAACAAGCAAATACCCTTTTAGAAGTAAATGCTTCTCAAAATGATAAAGATTTTATCATGGCTGTCAATTGGAAAAAAGCTGAAGAATATATCAAAGCTGGTAAAGGTAAAATTGAAAAAACAAAATATGCACATAACACATGGAATGACGAAACGCATACAGGAACTTCAGTAATTAAAGATGAAGTTTTAGTTTTAGACGCTATGGCAATGAAAGATATTTGTTATTTAATGCCATGCCCGAAATCACCTCATGGTTGTGATGTTGACCCAACAGGTGAATATATAGTGGGTTCTGGTAAATTAGCAGCATTAATTCCAGTATTTAGCTTTGATAAAATGGTAAAAGCTATTGGTAAAAAAGATTATGAAGGTGATTATGAAGGAATTCCAGTTTTAAAATACAACTCTGTTCTTCATGGAGAAGTTCAAAAACCAGGATTAGGACCTTTACATACTGAGTTTGATGGGAAAGGAAATGCTTATACTACATTCTTCGTATCTTCTGAAGTAGTGAAATGGGATATTAAAACATTAAAAGTTTTAGATAGAGTTCCAACTTATTACTCGGTAGGTCACTTATGTATTCCAGGTGGTGATTCAAAAAAACCTTTCGGAAAATATCTAATTGCGTATAACAAAATTACGAAAGACAGATATTTACCAACTGGCCCAGAATTAACACAATCTGCTCAATTATATGATATTAGTGGTGATAAAATGAAGCTATTATTAGATTTCCCAACTATTGGAGAACCACATTATGCTCAAGCAGCTCCAGCTGATTTGATTCGTAATAATGGACAGTTGAAATTTTATGATTTAAAAAACAATAAACATCCAAGAGTTGCCAAAGGTGAAAAGGAAACAAAAGTAGTTAGAGAAGGAAATAAAGTACATGTTTACATGACAATGATTCGTTCACACTTTTCTCCAGATAATATTGAAGGAATTAAAGTAGGAGATGATGTATATTTCCACATTACAAACCTTGAACAAGATTGGGATGTTCCTCATGGATTCTCAATTAGAAGAGCACAAACAGCTGAATTACTAATTATGCCAGGTGAGACTGCAACTTTAAATTGGAAACCATCTAAGGTTGGTATTGTTCCATTTTATTGTACAGATTTCTGTAGTGCATTACACCAAGAAATGTCAGGATACATTAGAGTTTCTCCTGCAGGAAGTAATGTGCCAATAAGTTATAGCTTAGGTACAAATTTACCAGCTTCTTCAACAAAATAA
- a CDS encoding nitrous oxide reductase family maturation protein NosD, with translation MKYFLIIFLFFSLSLKATTIHVGKKYAIKSVKRGISLAKVGDTVIVHSGWYKEGNIIIDKKIVFLGKDLPVLDGEKKHEVLSIHADSVVVDGFKVIRSAYATITDPCGIKVYNKSHVLIQNNVLDDNFFGIYLQNSQNCIIKNNTLKAYGKEEQKLGNGIHCWKSKDILIIANRIEGHRDGIYFEFVTSSVIWRNIANNNIRYGLHFMFSNDDAYITNVFKNNGAGVAVMFTKNVKMFNNYFEENWGDSAYGLLLKEISDSYIFNNRFAQNTSGIYMEGTSRIKVEKNVFKSNGWGMKIQASCMDNEIVNNNFLKNTFDISTNGSLVLNTFNANYWDKYEGYDLNKDGMGDVPYHPLSLFAVLTENTPSAMLLYRSFMITLLDKSEKVLPSITPDNFIDNKPLMKSMPL, from the coding sequence ATGAAATATTTTTTAATTATTTTCCTTTTTTTTTCACTTTCTCTAAAAGCTACCACTATTCACGTAGGTAAAAAATATGCGATTAAGTCTGTTAAAAGAGGGATTAGTTTAGCTAAAGTGGGTGATACAGTTATTGTACATAGTGGATGGTACAAAGAAGGAAATATAATAATTGATAAAAAAATTGTTTTTTTAGGAAAAGATTTACCTGTTTTAGATGGTGAAAAAAAGCATGAAGTTTTATCAATACACGCTGATAGTGTTGTAGTTGATGGTTTCAAGGTAATACGAAGCGCTTATGCAACTATTACAGATCCATGCGGCATCAAAGTTTACAATAAAAGTCATGTTTTAATTCAAAATAATGTTTTAGACGATAATTTTTTTGGAATATATTTACAAAATTCTCAAAACTGTATTATTAAAAATAATACACTAAAGGCATATGGAAAAGAAGAGCAAAAATTAGGCAACGGAATACATTGTTGGAAATCAAAAGATATTTTAATTATTGCTAATCGAATTGAAGGTCACCGAGACGGAATATATTTCGAATTTGTTACGAGTTCCGTAATTTGGAGAAATATTGCTAATAACAACATACGATACGGATTACATTTCATGTTTTCAAATGACGATGCTTATATTACTAATGTTTTTAAAAATAATGGTGCTGGAGTAGCTGTTATGTTTACCAAAAATGTAAAAATGTTCAATAACTATTTTGAGGAAAATTGGGGAGATTCGGCCTATGGGTTATTGCTGAAAGAAATTTCAGATAGTTATATTTTCAATAATCGATTCGCTCAAAATACTTCCGGAATTTACATGGAAGGAACTTCCCGAATTAAAGTAGAAAAAAACGTTTTTAAATCAAATGGTTGGGGAATGAAAATCCAAGCTAGTTGTATGGATAACGAAATTGTAAACAATAATTTTTTAAAAAACACTTTTGATATTAGTACCAATGGTAGCTTGGTTTTAAACACATTCAATGCTAATTATTGGGATAAATATGAAGGTTATGATTTAAATAAAGATGGGATGGGCGACGTTCCTTATCATCCGCTCAGTTTATTTGCTGTACTTACCGAAAACACGCCTTCTGCCATGTTGCTGTATCGAAGTTTTATGATAACGCTTTTAGATAAATCTGAAAAAGTATTACCTAGTATAACACCAGATAATTTTATTGATAATAAGCCCTTAATGAAGTCAATGCCACTATGA
- a CDS encoding nitrous oxide reductase accessory protein NosL gives MKWLSYFLILLVSVSCVTKEAEPIKLNSDACEFCKMKISDGKFGAELITNKGRIYKFDDMHCMISYHKENRTTNIQSFYIHDFSENNILISAETAFYAKGGEINSPMRGNIIAVKTEEEANTVMEKYKANPTSWSEIIK, from the coding sequence ATGAAATGGTTATCTTATTTTTTAATTTTATTAGTATCGGTTTCTTGTGTAACAAAAGAAGCAGAACCAATTAAGTTAAATTCAGACGCATGTGAGTTTTGTAAAATGAAAATTTCAGACGGAAAATTCGGAGCAGAATTAATTACTAATAAGGGAAGAATTTATAAGTTTGATGATATGCATTGTATGATTAGTTATCACAAAGAAAATCGAACAACAAATATTCAATCTTTTTATATTCATGATTTTAGTGAAAATAATATATTGATTTCTGCTGAAACTGCTTTTTATGCGAAAGGAGGGGAGATTAATAGCCCAATGCGTGGCAATATAATTGCAGTAAAGACAGAGGAAGAAGCAAATACAGTAATGGAAAAATATAAAGCAAATCCAACATCTTGGAGTGAAATAATTAAATAA
- a CDS encoding ABC transporter ATP-binding protein yields MIEIKDLNKKFGKFEVLKNINLSCKKGECIALIGPNGCGKTTLIKAVLGMVLPDTGTIHFNGNSVLGEYQYREKIGYMPQIGRYPDNMTIGQIIEMIKKIRNSSNNLDEDLFNAFELEKMFDKQMRTLSGGTTQKVSAVLAFLFNPEVLILDEPTAGLDPLAAEVLKEKIIKEKEKGKLILITSHLLSELDDLITEIIFMQEGKVHFHQKVDELKANTGEEKISKAIAKILKDKKNESNN; encoded by the coding sequence ATGATTGAGATAAAAGACCTGAATAAAAAGTTTGGAAAATTTGAAGTTTTAAAGAACATCAATCTTTCTTGTAAAAAAGGAGAATGCATCGCTTTAATTGGTCCAAACGGATGTGGAAAAACCACTTTAATAAAAGCGGTTTTAGGAATGGTTCTGCCTGATACCGGAACAATTCATTTTAACGGAAACTCTGTTTTAGGAGAATATCAGTACAGAGAAAAAATTGGCTATATGCCACAGATTGGAAGATATCCAGATAATATGACTATTGGTCAAATTATCGAAATGATAAAAAAAATTCGAAATTCTTCAAACAATTTGGACGAAGATTTATTCAATGCTTTCGAATTAGAGAAAATGTTTGATAAGCAAATGCGAACTTTATCTGGTGGAACCACACAAAAAGTAAGTGCGGTTTTGGCGTTTCTTTTTAATCCAGAGGTGCTTATTTTAGACGAACCCACCGCTGGTTTAGATCCGCTAGCTGCTGAGGTATTGAAAGAAAAAATTATCAAAGAGAAAGAAAAGGGCAAATTGATTTTGATTACCTCGCATTTACTAAGTGAATTAGACGATTTAATTACTGAAATCATTTTCATGCAGGAAGGAAAAGTGCATTTTCATCAAAAAGTAGACGAGTTAAAAGCGAATACTGGAGAAGAAAAAATCTCAAAAGCGATTGCTAAAATTTTAAAGGACAAAAAAAATGAATCGAATAATTAA
- a CDS encoding cbb3-type cytochrome c oxidase subunit I, with protein MRNIGIWLIRIALLLLLAGLFFGHLASESYRITEPKSGVMGFLSLRPLHVSSAYLGIITAGLGFLTLIIQKKRTSQFGTFLQYIHFTLWIIALTGIFYSYFTGDFGGREYWEFNPVWALPIFISFIVFLVFYIHQIGFKVKWPVYYWMWLTGLVFFIFTFIENYLWIFPYFREHFIADMTIQWKVNGSLVGAINQIIYGVAFYLMEKISGDEKSSYQKLSFAMYFLGMLNLMFNWGHHIYLLPTEKFIHYIAYAVSMTEWIILIRIFYKWSKQIKENKQFYYFFPYRFLMAADYWVTINLSLALFMSIPAINLFTHGTHITVAHAMGTTIGINTMIIIAAAFYFIKPTFNNSKWKQFGTITFWLVQGTLFLFLSSLIGMGIHRAIWQAGLTSESFSKMSSSSENWVLLFIIFGTILFLSMGTFIVYLFVKSWKKNKFDFPY; from the coding sequence ATGAGAAATATTGGAATTTGGCTCATCAGAATCGCCTTGTTATTATTGTTAGCAGGACTTTTTTTTGGACATTTAGCTTCCGAAAGCTACAGAATAACCGAACCAAAATCGGGTGTAATGGGATTTTTATCGCTTCGACCACTTCATGTGAGTAGTGCCTATTTAGGCATCATAACAGCGGGCTTAGGTTTTTTAACTTTAATCATTCAGAAAAAAAGAACTTCACAGTTTGGTACCTTTCTACAATACATTCATTTTACGCTTTGGATAATTGCTTTAACTGGGATTTTCTACAGTTACTTTACAGGTGATTTTGGAGGAAGAGAATATTGGGAATTCAATCCAGTGTGGGCTTTGCCTATTTTTATCTCTTTCATTGTCTTCTTGGTGTTCTATATTCATCAAATTGGATTTAAAGTAAAATGGCCTGTATATTATTGGATGTGGCTAACCGGATTGGTATTCTTTATTTTTACTTTCATTGAAAATTATTTGTGGATTTTTCCTTATTTCAGAGAGCATTTTATTGCCGATATGACCATTCAGTGGAAAGTAAATGGTTCGCTCGTGGGTGCTATAAATCAAATCATTTATGGTGTTGCATTTTACTTGATGGAAAAAATTAGTGGCGACGAAAAATCGTCCTACCAAAAACTATCATTTGCGATGTATTTTTTAGGAATGCTTAATTTGATGTTCAATTGGGGACATCATATTTACTTGCTTCCAACCGAAAAATTCATTCATTACATTGCCTATGCCGTGAGTATGACTGAATGGATTATCTTGATTCGAATTTTTTATAAATGGAGCAAACAAATAAAGGAAAACAAGCAGTTTTATTATTTCTTTCCTTACCGATTTTTAATGGCTGCTGATTATTGGGTTACCATAAACTTATCACTTGCGCTATTTATGTCAATTCCCGCGATTAACTTGTTCACACACGGAACACACATTACAGTGGCTCATGCGATGGGAACCACCATTGGAATTAACACCATGATTATCATTGCTGCTGCCTTTTATTTCATAAAACCTACTTTTAATAACAGTAAATGGAAACAATTTGGTACCATTACCTTTTGGTTAGTACAAGGTACACTCTTCCTTTTTCTGAGTTCATTGATTGGGATGGGAATTCATCGTGCGATTTGGCAAGCAGGATTAACTTCGGAAAGCTTTAGTAAAATGAGTAGTTCAAGTGAAAATTGGGTTTTACTATTTATTATATTTGGAACTATTTTATTTTTAAGTATGGGGACTTTTATAGTGTATTTGTTTGTCAAATCTTGGAAAAAAAACAAATTCGATTTTCCTTATTAA
- a CDS encoding RrF2 family transcriptional regulator gives MFSKSCNYAIRATIFIAKHSLEEKKVGFVDIAKEIDSPQAFTAKILQILVKAEIIESVKGVNGGFYIPKKRIKKTFLVEIVNAIDGDAVFHGCGLGLSQCSENHPCPVHDKFKSIRDELARMLETTNLEELALGIKSGETFLKSL, from the coding sequence ATGTTTTCAAAATCATGTAATTATGCTATAAGAGCTACCATATTTATTGCCAAACATTCCTTAGAAGAAAAAAAGGTAGGTTTTGTTGATATTGCTAAAGAAATCGATTCGCCACAAGCATTTACTGCCAAAATTTTACAAATACTAGTTAAAGCAGAAATTATTGAATCCGTAAAAGGTGTAAATGGTGGATTTTATATTCCTAAAAAAAGAATTAAAAAAACTTTTCTAGTAGAAATTGTTAATGCAATTGACGGAGACGCAGTATTTCATGGCTGTGGCTTAGGTTTATCACAATGTTCTGAAAATCATCCTTGTCCAGTACATGATAAATTTAAAAGTATTCGAGATGAATTAGCGCGCATGCTAGAAACTACGAATTTAGAAGAATTAGCTTTAGGAATTAAATCAGGAGAAACTTTCTTGAAATCACTATAA
- a CDS encoding fasciclin domain-containing protein, producing MKNSIKTLLLASLLITFGCKQGEETTSESTSETTEIPSGGQENVVDATSNPNIVQTAAGSKDHTTLVTAVKAAGLATSLSNAGPFTVFAPTNAAFDKLPAGTVEGLLKPDKKGDLENILGYHTYVGSLKVEYMQDGQEFDMVYGGKVKITKQGEKTFVNGSEIVATIETSNGIIHVIGDVLLPK from the coding sequence ATGAAAAATTCCATTAAAACTTTATTGTTAGCTAGTTTACTGATCACCTTTGGATGCAAACAGGGTGAAGAAACGACATCAGAATCAACATCAGAGACTACTGAAATACCTTCCGGAGGACAAGAAAATGTAGTTGATGCGACATCAAATCCAAACATTGTACAAACCGCTGCCGGGAGTAAAGATCACACCACATTGGTCACAGCAGTAAAAGCTGCAGGATTAGCAACCTCTTTAAGTAATGCTGGACCTTTTACTGTATTTGCGCCAACTAACGCCGCATTTGATAAATTACCTGCTGGAACTGTAGAAGGTTTATTAAAACCAGATAAAAAAGGCGATTTAGAAAACATTTTAGGTTATCACACCTATGTAGGTTCGTTGAAAGTCGAATATATGCAAGATGGTCAAGAATTTGATATGGTATATGGTGGGAAAGTAAAAATTACCAAACAAGGAGAAAAAACGTTTGTTAATGGATCTGAAATTGTTGCTACAATTGAAACATCTAACGGAATAATCCATGTAATTGGAGACGTTTTGCTTCCAAAATAG